One part of the Vanessa atalanta chromosome 4, ilVanAtal1.2, whole genome shotgun sequence genome encodes these proteins:
- the LOC125077775 gene encoding uncharacterized protein LOC125077775 yields MGSSEGQQTFCLKWNHHKTNLVEILEALIKVETYVDCTLVVDDQVTFKAHRVVLAANSPYFQSILADVPMDHCSILFPGVKDFEMRALLEYMYTGEVNVTQAHIPRIMKVAEQLEVKGLFDMTELRRRPGSSERTPAASPPRVVPAAPSSVSPPVPTSRWPPPPIAPALSAAYDSADMNPLKRKKLSSMLATRDTPILRNVLAQATPVDSSQPISLVCHPVNQHESTRLHSNGSAHESERPISPQRPFDYRPRRLSSRASSPHYNRSDRSEDAHSPYTERSFEDDNQRSFHPSPPPANFQQDVRAGLAPYVPPQQKPEWKRYKQYTRSDIMSAIECVRNGMSALQASRKYGVPSRTLYDKVKKLGITTSRPMSRGVKRESNGAAFPYGLSGTGGNEDGTPTTPLIDPSFLQQALEGATRDGGREALHAMALAAAAHAALAPRTPPRSAPQSPRSPIPHDDDHVEDLSVARRRDPDPPSGVIVPPRNFALDCGSERD; encoded by the coding sequence ATGGGGAGCAGCGAAGGGCAGCAGACTTTTTGCTTAAAATGGAATCACCATAAGACAAATTTGGTTGAAATCCTAGAGGCTTTAATTAAAGTCGAAACATACGTTGATTGTACATTAGTCGTTGATGATCAAGTCACATTTAAAGCACACCGGGTAGTGCTTGCTGCAAATTCTCCATACTTTCAATCAATTCTCGCAGATGTGCCCATGGACCACTGCAGTATCCTATTTCCAGGAGTTAAGGATTTTGAAATGCGTGCTCTCCTCGAGTACATGTACACTGGAGAAGTTAATGTAACGCAAGCACATATACCTCGCATAATGAAAGTTGCAGAACAACTTGAGGTTAAAGGTTTGTTTGACATGACAGAGTTACGTCGGCGGCCTGGTAGTAGTGAACGTACTCCGGCTGCCTCACCACCTCGTGTAGTACCAGCAGCGCCTTCTAGCGTATCTCCGCCAGTTCCTACTAGCCGCTGGCCACCCCCACCTATCGCTCCTGCCCTCTCAGCCGCGTACGACTCGGCTGATATGAATCCGTTGAAACGCAAGAAGCTATCAAGCATGTTAGCTACTCGTGATACTCCAATATTAAGAAATGTTCTCGCTCAGGCTACTCCTGTTGATTCATCTCAACCTATATCACTCGTATGCCACCCTGTAAATCAGCACGAGTCAACACGCTTACACTCCAATGGATCAGCACATGAATCTGAACGCCCTATAAGTCCGCAACGTCCTTTTGATTATAGACCACGCCGATTGTCGTCCAGAGCCTCTTCTCCACACTATAATCGCTCAGACCGCTCAGAGGACGCCCATTCACCTTACACTGAAAGATCATTTGAAGATGACAACCAGAGATCTTTCCACCCTTCTCCTCCACCAGCAAATTTTCAACAAGATGTAAGAGCTGGATTAGCACCTTATGTTCCACCACAACAGAAACCTGAATGGAAACGATACAAGCAATATACAAGGTCAGATATTATGTCTGCTATTGAATGCGTGCGTAATGGAATGAGCGCTCTGCAAGCCTCGCGCAAATACGGCGTTCCCTCACGTACGTTGtatgacaaagtaaaaaaattggGCATTACCACGAGCCGGCCTATGAGTCGCGGAGTTAAAAGAGAATCTAACGGGGCTGCTTTTCCTTACGGCTTAAGTGGGACTGGAGGCAACGAAGACGGAACACCAACGACGCCGCTTATTGATCCATCATTCTTGCAACAAGCTTTAGAAGGTGCTACTCGAGACGGCGGGCGGGAGGCCCTACATGCTATGGCTTTAGCAGCAGCTGCCCATGCAGCACTAGCTCCCAGAACTCCACCTCGCTCAGCGCCGCAGTCGCCTCGATCACCGATTCCTCATGACGATGACCATGTTGAGGACTTATCGGTTGCACGTCGACGTGATCCTGACCCACCTTCAGGTGTTATTGTTCCACCTCGCAATTTTGCTCTCGACTGTGGCAGCGAAAGAGATTGA